From one Cyprinus carpio isolate SPL01 chromosome B3, ASM1834038v1, whole genome shotgun sequence genomic stretch:
- the ubald2 gene encoding UBA-like domain-containing protein 2: MSVNMDELRHQVMINQFVLTAGCAADQAKQLLQAAHWQFETALSSFFQEANIPSHHQMMCTPRNTPATPPNFPDAITMFSKLRTSECTGGSGAGASAQVSMACSPPPHASAQGFGSFWASSPPNHQPVWLPPSSPTGHHALHHHHHHMHQPPTWPPVSQPANGQQKPFISALHGQR; the protein is encoded by the exons ATGTCGGTGAATATGGACGAGCTGAGACATCAGGTGATGATCAACCAGTTTGTTTTGACCGCGGGCTGCGCGGCGGATCAGGCGAAGCAGCTGCTGCAGGCGGCGCACTGGCAGTTCGAG acgGCTCTGAGCTCCTTTTTCCAGGAGGCCAACATCCCCAGTCATCACCAGATG atgtgcACTCCACGCAACACTCCCGCCACGCCGCCCAACTTCCCCGACGCCATCACTATGTTCTCCAAGCTGCGGACGTCTGAATGCACGGGCGGCAGTGGAGCTGGCGCTTCGGCCCAGGTGTCTATGGCATGTTCTCCTCCTCCCCACGCCTCCGCACAGGGATTCGGCTCCTTTTGGGCCTCCTCGCCCCCCAACCACCAGCCCGTCTGGCTGCCGCCGTCCTCTCCCACAGGCCACCACGCActccatcaccaccaccatcacatGCACCAGCCGCCCACGTGGCCTCCCGTCTCCCAGCCCGCCAACGGCCAGCAGAAGCCCTTCATTTCAGCCCTGCATGGCCAGAGATGA